The Coregonus clupeaformis isolate EN_2021a chromosome 6, ASM2061545v1, whole genome shotgun sequence genome has a segment encoding these proteins:
- the LOC121567594 gene encoding lysosomal amino acid transporter 1 homolog, which yields MPRFPGRTADVAANLTSHVLGRPLCANGTPWILYLFEECVENVWEYWSVVIGLISMFCFLLSTLPQVIEAYRNGKVEEAMSIGFLLFLFSGDLSSLTGCVLTSQLPIQIVTVVFYIFTDLLLISQFLYYKIKNSSSKKRPMLKWLCFLWCGASTVALLILPKFITDNNTSANTQNASNSVEISGYACGYLASIFYLSSRFPQLYKNFKRQSTEGTSYMLFALAMMGNGTYGLSVIVVLPALTGSKQTFILKHLAWLIGSLGVLLLDFFVTAQFIIYRKNSSGKTSKKLKVPEVEPLLCEEEELSTF from the exons ATGCCCCGCTTCCCGGGGAGGACTGCAGACGTGGCTGCTAACCTGACTTCCCACGTGCTGGGTCGGCCACTGTGCGCTAACGGGACGCCCTGGATCCTCTATCTGTTCGAGGAATGCGTGGAGAATGTGTGGGAATACTGGAGTGTAGTCATCGGGCTCATCTCCATGTTCTGTTTCTTGCTGTCAACTCTACC ACAAGTCATTGAGGCTTATCGCAATGGTAAAGTGGAGGAGGCCATGTCTATTGGCTTTCTGCTCTTCCTCTTCAGTGGGGACCTCAGCAGTCTGACAGGCTGCGTCCTGACCAGCCAGCTGCCCATCCAG attgTGACAGTAGTGTTCTACATCTTCACTGATCTCCTGCTCATCTCCCAGTTCCTCTACTACAAGATCAAGAACAGCTCATCTAAAA AGCGCCCCATGTTGAAGTGGTTGTGTTTCCTGTGGTGCGGGGCTTCCACTGTGGCCCTCCTGATCCTCCCCAAGTTCATCACTGACAACAACACCTCTGCCAACACTCAG AATGCCTCTAACAGCGTGGAGATCTCTGGTTATGCCTGTGGatacctggcctccatattctaCCTCTCCTCTCGGTTTCCACAGCTCTACAAAAAT TTTAAGAGGCAGTCTACAGAGGGCACGTCGTACATGCTGTTTGCCCTGGCCATGATGGGCAACGGGACCTACGGGCTCAGTGTCATTGTGGTTCTGCCAGCTCTGACCGGCTCCAAACAGACCTTCATCCTCAAACATCTGGCCTGGCTCATCGGCAGCCTGGGAGTCCTCCTCCTAGACTTCTTC GTCACCGCCCAGTTCATCATCTACAGGAAGAACAGCTCCGGTAAAACCAGCAAGAAGCTGAAAGTTCCTGAAGTAGAACCTCTGCTCTGTGAAGAGGAGGAGCTGTCCACGTTCTAG